Part of the Thiohalophilus sp. genome is shown below.
CCGGTGTTTTTATTTGGGCGGGACGAATCATGTGGGACTGGTGCGCGGATCCGGAAGATCGCGACCCGAAAAGCTTATCATTCGAGTCGAATGTATAAGAGTTACTTATTTATCCCCGGTCCGACGGGGCCGACTTAATCGTTGCAGGGCCTCGCGCAGGACGGGATCGTCAATGGCCTCGGCCATGGCCTGGATATTTCGGCTGGCGGCGGGGGTAATCTCGCGTTTGTCCGGGGGCTTTTCGACCGGCGTCGGCGTGGCCGGGGCGACATGGATTTTTATGGATTTAAGTCCTTGTAAATCAGGGATATTTTGCTTAAGCTCTTGCAGCAGGGTGGGAACGTAATAACGCAAACGCGACGCCCAGACCGGTGAGTCCACCTGGATAATCAGTTGTTCGGTATCATAGCGGGCCACCTGGCAATGATCCGTCAGCGGCGCAGCGAGCACCGCTAACAGATGCTGATTGAGTCGCCGCAACTGGCGGGTGGTTGTGACCAGGTCCGCAAGCCGGGTCTTTTCTCCGTGCAGGAGCTTGTACAATGGTCTGGGAGTATTCATACTGGATTATGAAGGGTTTGCCCGGTTAATCGGAAAATTCACTTTAACCTCACATTAAAATAACAAGAGCTGTGTTGTCACTATGAATATCGTTGTTCTGAGACGGAAAAAAGGCTGTTCGGGGTTGTGGACCCTGAGTAAACATCGCCTGATCAGCCTTGTTCTGAGCACTGCCATTGTGATGCCGGCGGCGTTCATGGGTGTGGGCTATTATCTGGGCGTCGCGCATATGAAAGCGAACCCGGACGATCTGAACCTGG
Proteins encoded:
- a CDS encoding DUF721 domain-containing protein codes for the protein MNTPRPLYKLLHGEKTRLADLVTTTRQLRRLNQHLLAVLAAPLTDHCQVARYDTEQLIIQVDSPVWASRLRYYVPTLLQELKQNIPDLQGLKSIKIHVAPATPTPVEKPPDKREITPAASRNIQAMAEAIDDPVLREALQRLSRPRRTGDK